From Mesobacillus boroniphilus, the proteins below share one genomic window:
- a CDS encoding DUF3139 domain-containing protein, which produces MHPITVIEILSAIGLIILIMGVSYFLPRKKRKTAIKIILIVIVVELAFFAIRPLWINYHRGIKTEQLTDYLEKRYPGEEFKISYRTSRSYNPYHMDVRFANEPGWSYSYSVNENEIKQVDIGVPDAELPEEGRHYEGLGD; this is translated from the coding sequence ATGCATCCAATTACAGTTATTGAGATATTGTCGGCCATAGGGTTAATCATACTGATTATGGGAGTTAGTTATTTTTTACCCAGAAAAAAGCGAAAAACTGCTATAAAGATCATCCTGATTGTGATAGTCGTAGAGCTGGCTTTCTTTGCAATTCGTCCTCTTTGGATCAACTATCATCGCGGAATCAAAACGGAACAGCTGACTGACTACCTGGAGAAGAGGTATCCGGGAGAGGAGTTCAAGATCAGTTATCGGACGAGCAGGAGCTATAATCCATATCATATGGATGTCAGGTTCGCCAATGAGCCGGGCTGGAGTTACTCTTATTCTGTAAATGAGAATGAGATCAAACAGGTGGATATTGGTGTGCCGGATGCGGAACTGCCTGAAGAAGGCCGGCATTATGAGGGTTTGGGAGATTGA
- a CDS encoding ABC transporter permease subunit: MVYFKKAIEQFVLWIVCVFLFIGILFLPAKTDFETGPGGQFKSASYDYELDTHIKNITGFFAYVKENPDLGEFVPGQSYANRIGGKAWKSLLLIVPTLILAYIFGVLKGIFDFRMQRKKLNFLGNGTTWLFISMPDLFFIIIIQIGLMYLYEKGLFFHVTLYGSDKLETYVVGILFLLIYPVFYLANITNVSLQEQEGNDYIRTAKSKGTPSMKILFLHILKNAFPRILAQANTITLYVLSNLFIVEKLMDFQGAADGLFDAVLRGTGFRIGLDIMVDGISATGYTIFFATIILVANLIAQIFKSLVSPVSQEMNHE; the protein is encoded by the coding sequence ATGGTTTATTTCAAAAAGGCAATCGAGCAGTTTGTGTTATGGATCGTCTGCGTATTTTTGTTTATCGGGATTTTGTTTTTGCCTGCTAAAACTGATTTTGAGACAGGACCGGGCGGACAGTTCAAATCCGCAAGCTATGATTATGAATTGGACACTCATATAAAAAATATCACCGGTTTCTTTGCTTATGTAAAAGAGAATCCAGACCTTGGAGAGTTTGTCCCTGGCCAGTCATACGCGAATCGGATTGGAGGCAAGGCGTGGAAGAGCTTGCTTTTGATTGTTCCGACTTTGATTCTGGCCTATATTTTTGGTGTGTTAAAGGGGATTTTCGATTTTCGGATGCAGAGAAAAAAGCTCAACTTCCTTGGGAATGGGACGACATGGCTGTTCATCTCAATGCCGGACCTATTTTTCATCATCATTATCCAGATCGGCCTGATGTATTTATATGAAAAAGGTCTGTTTTTCCATGTGACGCTATACGGCAGTGACAAGCTGGAAACCTATGTTGTTGGGATTCTATTTTTGCTGATTTATCCTGTTTTCTACCTTGCGAACATCACCAATGTAAGTTTGCAGGAGCAGGAAGGAAATGATTACATCCGGACTGCGAAGTCAAAAGGAACTCCCAGCATGAAAATATTGTTTCTACATATTTTGAAAAATGCATTTCCTAGAATACTGGCGCAGGCGAATACCATCACTCTCTATGTACTTTCGAATCTATTTATTGTTGAAAAATTAATGGATTTTCAAGGTGCGGCGGACGGTTTGTTTGATGCGGTACTAAGGGGCACAGGCTTCAGGATCGGACTTGATATTATGGTAGACGGCATTTCGGCAACGGGTTATACGATCTTTTTTGCCACGATCATTCTGGTTGCGAATTTGATCGCGCAGATTTTTAAAAGCCTTGTTTCCCCGGTTTCCCAGGAGATGAATCATGAATAA